A DNA window from Bacillus sp. SM2101 contains the following coding sequences:
- a CDS encoding YncE family protein — protein sequence MHTKTHSIIANVLVGDNPLATPLNISISPDEKFAYITNFGLLSQPGNTVSVIDTKTHVVITTISVEDNPSSIAFTPDSKIAYILNTGNSNFPGNTVFVIDVKTHSIIATVQVGRYPTAISITRDEKLAYILKDIEGLSVIDTKTHSVIATTPPLGTVPFFVTFSPNGEMVYASNRDINNRNVNIVDTSTHSIIATISDGLDQPHAIAFTSEGKSAYVTNFGNHTVSVIDTKTHRIIATVRDGLSSVDVVISSN from the coding sequence ATCCATACGAAGACTCATTCAATTATTGCTAATGTTTTAGTCGGAGATAATCCGTTAGCCACCCCACTTAACATTTCCATTTCTCCCGATGAGAAGTTTGCCTACATTACTAATTTTGGATTATTAAGCCAACCAGGTAATACAGTGTCTGTTATCGATACGAAGACACATGTCGTTATTACGACGATTTCAGTTGAAGATAACCCATCTAGCATAGCATTTACCCCTGATAGTAAAATAGCTTATATTCTAAATACCGGTAACTCTAATTTTCCTGGTAATACAGTTTTTGTCATCGACGTCAAAACTCACTCTATTATTGCTACTGTCCAAGTTGGAAGGTATCCAACAGCTATATCAATTACTCGTGATGAAAAATTAGCATATATACTTAAGGACATCGAAGGTCTATCAGTAATAGATACTAAAACTCATTCTGTTATTGCTACTACTCCACCATTAGGTACTGTGCCATTCTTCGTTACTTTTTCTCCTAATGGGGAAATGGTTTATGCTTCTAACAGAGATATAAATAATCGAAACGTTAACATCGTTGACACTAGTACTCATTCAATTATTGCTACTATTTCGGATGGTTTGGATCAACCCCATGCTATAGCCTTCACTTCAGAAGGAAAATCTGCTTATGTAACAAACTTTGGGAATCATACAGTGTCTGTTATTGATACTAAAACTCATAGAATTATTGCTACTGTTAGAGATGGCCTAAGCTCGGTTGACGTTGTTATTTCATCTAATTGA
- a CDS encoding cytochrome D1 domain-containing protein: MTTTVIDVKTHRMITTLPIGNAFFLSSVFTPDGKFAYITNRGGSTVSVIDVKTHIVIATVQVGNNPTGVTFTPDDFYSGR; the protein is encoded by the coding sequence TTGACTACGACCGTGATTGATGTGAAAACGCATAGAATGATTACCACGTTACCCATTGGTAATGCTTTTTTTCTATCCTCAGTCTTTACACCAGACGGTAAATTCGCTTATATCACGAACAGGGGTGGTAGCACTGTATCTGTCATCGATGTAAAAACACATATCGTGATCGCGACTGTGCAGGTTGGGAACAATCCAACTGGAGTCACCTTTACACCGGACGACTTTTACTCCGGACGGTAA
- a CDS encoding cytochrome D1 domain-containing protein, with the protein MGTIQLESPLHRTTFTPDGKLAYVTNSGNLTVSVIDVKTHIVIATVEVGSSPLNIAFTSDGKFSYVTNNGGTTVSIIDVKTHTVIATVQVGIIPFLVAFTPDSMLAYVTNNDDTTVTVIDVKTHTVIATVQVGRAPIIVAFTPDSKLAYVTNFGDTTVSVIDVKTHTVIATVQVGTRPSGVVFTPDGKLAYVANNSDRGSVCVIDVKSHSLITTVRVGFPAGIVAFTSDGKIAYVVEE; encoded by the coding sequence TTGGGAACAATCCAACTGGAGTCACCTTTACACCGGACGACTTTTACTCCGGACGGTAAACTCGCCTATGTTACGAACTCTGGTAATCTTACTGTGTCTGTCATCGATGTGAAAACGCATATTGTGATCGCGACTGTAGAGGTTGGATCAAGTCCATTGAATATAGCCTTCACTTCAGACGGAAAATTCTCCTATGTTACGAATAATGGTGGTACCACTGTATCTATCATCGATGTGAAAACGCATACTGTGATTGCTACTGTTCAGGTTGGGATCATACCCTTTCTAGTCGCTTTCACACCAGATAGTATGCTCGCTTATGTCACGAACAATGATGATACCACTGTAACGGTTATCGATGTGAAAACGCATACTGTGATTGCGACTGTGCAGGTTGGGCGTGCTCCAATTATAGTCGCCTTCACACCAGATAGTAAACTCGCTTATGTGACGAATTTTGGTGATACCACTGTATCGGTCATTGATGTGAAAACACATACCGTGATTGCTACTGTACAGGTTGGAACTAGACCATCTGGGGTCGTCTTCACACCAGATGGTAAACTCGCTTATGTCGCGAATAATTCCGATCGGGGTTCTGTTTGTGTCATCGATGTGAAATCTCATAGCTTGATTACGACTGTACGGGTTGGATTCCCAGCAGGTATAGTCGCCTTCACGTCAGACGGAAAAATAGCTTATGTAGTTGAAGAATAG
- a CDS encoding HIT family protein has translation MEDCFICNKHTGNVQTSGVTIYEDDYVYVSHIDQDSKPHYLGHIMIDLKRHIPTLGDMKVDEAQVFGMVMAKVSKALIESENAEHVYSYVLGDAVPHLHMHIVPRYPNTPKKYWGPSAVYDWENAPMGDNVEVIRLCNRLKAYLEMH, from the coding sequence GTGGAAGATTGTTTTATTTGTAACAAGCATACTGGAAATGTTCAAACTTCAGGAGTAACCATTTATGAAGATGATTATGTTTATGTTAGTCACATCGATCAAGATAGCAAACCACATTATTTAGGGCATATAATGATTGACTTAAAAAGACACATTCCAACATTGGGTGATATGAAAGTTGATGAAGCACAGGTGTTTGGAATGGTCATGGCAAAAGTAAGCAAAGCTCTTATTGAAAGCGAAAATGCTGAACATGTTTATTCATATGTTTTAGGCGATGCTGTTCCTCATCTGCATATGCATATAGTTCCACGTTATCCAAATACCCCAAAAAAGTATTGGGGACCTTCAGCTGTTTATGACTGGGAAAATGCTCCTATGGGTGATAACGTTGAGGTTATAAGGCTGTGTAATCGTTTAAAAGCATATTTGGAGATGCATTGA
- a CDS encoding protein phosphatase 2C domain-containing protein: MGNSISEFSWVGSQENFVDLITVNNIKHVSIGRFGGNSLEGQYKNEDGCLIWIDEKVNWEFTVILDAHHSAESAELVLEQFSKRKLDIQLILSLPYEQTLKNIEGTIVNLFQEDAFLTACRKVKGETACLIVLRKDKYVWWFSIGDCISYVFHPELANRGQYQINQRQFYEWVGLVNTFDQIVPCYSSGIRELRKGTNCIFLTTDGLIECPNEPFSSPKEIYNVMRRHQIDEGVNKLLQSIKRNSVKDSTTIISWEVNITKEVARPSDE, from the coding sequence ATGGGAAATTCAATTAGTGAATTTAGTTGGGTTGGGAGCCAAGAAAATTTCGTAGACTTAATAACTGTAAACAATATTAAGCACGTATCCATAGGACGGTTCGGTGGTAACTCCCTTGAAGGTCAATATAAAAATGAAGATGGCTGCTTAATTTGGATAGATGAAAAAGTAAATTGGGAATTTACTGTTATTTTAGATGCACACCATTCAGCCGAAAGTGCTGAATTAGTATTAGAGCAATTCTCAAAGAGAAAGTTAGATATACAACTTATATTATCCTTACCATATGAACAGACATTAAAAAATATAGAGGGAACAATTGTAAACTTGTTTCAAGAAGATGCATTTCTTACTGCTTGTCGAAAAGTTAAGGGGGAAACAGCTTGTCTGATCGTTCTAAGAAAGGATAAATATGTTTGGTGGTTTTCTATAGGTGATTGTATTTCTTACGTATTTCATCCAGAGCTTGCCAATCGGGGTCAATATCAAATAAACCAACGACAATTCTACGAATGGGTTGGACTAGTCAACACATTTGACCAAATAGTTCCCTGTTACAGTAGTGGTATAAGAGAACTAAGAAAAGGAACAAACTGTATATTTTTAACAACTGACGGGCTGATTGAATGTCCTAATGAACCTTTCTCTTCTCCAAAAGAGATATATAATGTAATGAGAAGACATCAAATTGATGAAGGAGTTAATAAATTATTACAATCTATCAAGCGGAATAGTGTTAAAGATAGTACAACAATCATTTCTTGGGAAGTGAATATAACTAAAGAAGTGGCAAGACCAAGTGATGAATAG
- a CDS encoding alpha/beta hydrolase-fold protein produces MIEIFSVYIPAFEEERKIRIYLPNDYNLVERRYPVIYMHDGQNVFRDNDAIGGVSLELETYLNEKKLNVIVVGIDQNKEERKNEYCPWVNGEYSKKLRGEIEPFGGKGKQYINFIINELKPLIDDKYRTLIDHSSMAGISLGGLITTYACCRYPKVFKNIVIMSSAFYANQENIEELLRNTDLSEINSFYLDCGTNEAGEGTIISKEFVNSNKSVYDILKEKIPTINFNIIDGGEHNYLHFRNRIPELFNHLIN; encoded by the coding sequence ATGATAGAAATTTTTTCTGTTTATATTCCAGCTTTTGAAGAAGAAAGAAAAATTAGAATTTATCTTCCTAATGACTATAATCTCGTTGAACGTAGGTATCCAGTGATATATATGCATGATGGTCAGAATGTTTTTCGAGACAATGATGCAATCGGAGGGGTTTCCTTAGAACTCGAAACATATTTAAATGAAAAAAAACTAAATGTAATTGTTGTAGGAATAGACCAGAATAAGGAAGAGAGAAAGAATGAATATTGTCCTTGGGTAAATGGGGAATACAGTAAAAAATTGAGAGGAGAAATTGAGCCTTTCGGTGGAAAAGGAAAGCAGTATATTAATTTTATTATAAATGAATTAAAACCTCTTATAGATGATAAATATCGTACGTTAATAGATCATTCTTCAATGGCAGGAATTTCATTAGGTGGTCTTATTACTACTTATGCTTGTTGTAGATATCCTAAAGTCTTTAAAAATATCGTAATAATGTCATCCGCTTTTTATGCTAATCAAGAAAATATTGAAGAGTTATTAAGAAATACGGATTTATCTGAAATTAATAGTTTTTATCTCGATTGCGGAACAAATGAAGCAGGTGAAGGAACAATAATTAGTAAAGAATTTGTAAACTCAAATAAATCTGTATATGATATTCTAAAAGAAAAAATTCCTACTATTAATTTCAATATTATTGATGGTGGTGAACATAATTATTTGCATTTTAGGAATAGAATTCCTGAGTTATTTAACCATTTAATAAACTAA
- a CDS encoding hemolysin XhlA family protein, whose translation MAVAESNIKDIKEDLPSIKNNTTWIIRLIIGAFIMAVLGLHTRGNLIGILVLLGIINNPITKNKGFGILQSLFLFLYQLDS comes from the coding sequence TTGGCAGTAGCAGAATCAAACATTAAGGATATTAAAGAGGACTTACCTTCTATTAAGAATAATACAACCTGGATTATCAGGTTAATCATCGGAGCTTTCATAATGGCTGTTTTAGGATTACATACAAGGGGGAATTTAATTGGGATATTGGTGTTGTTGGGCATTATTAATAATCCTATTACTAAAAACAAAGGTTTTGGAATTCTACAATCCCTCTTTTTGTTTCTATATCAATTGGATTCTTAG
- a CDS encoding alpha/beta hydrolase: MLKYITNRLKDEGDIYKSLIPMLSEIETPMLLLLGQHDPVTCEKQIEAFNKNGKNRMVYVFENSGHTPHYEKANVFTDVVVDYINTKVNE, encoded by the coding sequence ATGCTGAAATATATTACCAATCGTTTAAAAGATGAAGGTGATATATATAAATCGTTAATACCCATGCTAAGTGAAATTGAAACACCAATGTTACTTCTATTAGGACAACATGATCCTGTTACTTGCGAGAAACAAATTGAAGCATTTAATAAAAATGGAAAAAACAGAATGGTTTATGTATTTGAGAATAGTGGGCATACGCCACATTATGAGAAAGCAAATGTATTTACGGATGTTGTTGTTGATTATATTAATACTAAAGTGAATGAATAA
- a CDS encoding alpha/beta hydrolase gives MKKEFKIYYGEHKSQFGVLRIPENSETYPVIVLIHGGFWQARYNLEENNPIADDLTNRGFATWNIEYRRVGEDRKGWTGTFNDVISAINHLSKIKELYPLDISNVTVIGHSAGGHLALWLGSRIKANNDGTFNELMVCIKKVISLAGVTDLVKMWEIHELKGMKSHVAALLGGGPQEVPERYELFSPIELLPMKVEQVLIHGELDRHVPVELSKNYYQSAMGKGEKVKLVVIPEIEHFKIIDPTSSAWGSVVDSI, from the coding sequence ATGAAGAAAGAGTTTAAGATTTATTACGGAGAACATAAATCTCAATTTGGTGTATTACGAATCCCTGAGAATTCAGAAACTTACCCAGTAATAGTTTTAATTCACGGAGGGTTTTGGCAAGCAAGATATAACTTAGAAGAAAATAATCCGATTGCTGATGATTTAACGAATAGAGGATTTGCTACTTGGAACATCGAGTACCGGAGAGTAGGAGAAGACCGAAAAGGATGGACTGGAACATTTAATGATGTTATTAGTGCTATTAATCATCTATCCAAGATAAAGGAGCTATATCCCCTAGATATCTCAAATGTAACTGTTATAGGTCACTCAGCAGGTGGACATTTAGCCCTTTGGTTGGGTTCAAGAATTAAAGCTAATAACGATGGAACATTTAATGAGCTAATGGTTTGTATAAAGAAAGTTATCAGTTTAGCAGGTGTTACGGATTTGGTTAAGATGTGGGAAATCCACGAACTAAAGGGAATGAAAAGTCATGTAGCTGCACTATTAGGTGGAGGTCCACAAGAGGTACCCGAACGCTATGAACTGTTTTCTCCCATAGAATTATTGCCAATGAAAGTGGAACAAGTATTAATACATGGTGAGTTAGATCGTCATGTTCCAGTTGAGTTAAGCAAGAATTATTACCAAAGTGCTATGGGGAAAGGAGAAAAAGTTAAGTTAGTTGTTATACCAGAGATAGAACATTTTAAGATCATTGATCCAACTTCATCTGCATGGGGCTCAGTTGTAGATTCAATCTAA